In Lepus europaeus isolate LE1 chromosome 8, mLepTim1.pri, whole genome shotgun sequence, a single genomic region encodes these proteins:
- the RPL34 gene encoding large ribosomal subunit protein eL34: MVQRLTYRRRLSYNTASNKTRLSRTPGNRIVYLYTKKVGKAPKSACGVCPGRLRGVRAVRPKVLMRLSKTKKHVSRAYGGSMCAKCVRDRIKRAFLIEEQKIVVKVLKAQAQSQKAK, translated from the exons ATGGTCCAGCGTTTGACGTACCGCCGGAGGCTCTCCTACAATACAGCCTCCAACAAAACCAGACT GTCCCGAACTCCTGGTAACAGAATTGTTTACCTTTATACTAAGAAGGTTGGGAAGGCACCAAAATCTGCATGTGGTGTGTGCCCAGGCAGACTTCGTGGG GTTCGTGCTGTGAGACCTAAAGTCCTGATGAGATTGTCTAAAACCAAAAAACACGTCAGCAGGGCCTATGGTGGTTCCATGTGTGCTAAATGTGTCCGTGACAG GATCAAGCGTGCTTTCCTTATCGAGGAGCAGAAAATTGTTGTGAAAGTGTTGAAGGCACAAGCACAGAGTCAGAAagctaaataa